The genomic interval CGCGGGCAAGGGCATCGCCAACCCGCTGGCGACCATTCTGTCGGTGTCGATGATGCTGCGTTACAGCTTCAATCTGCAGGACGCGGCCGATGCCATCGAGAAGGCCGTCAGCGTGGTCCTGGACCAGGGCCTGCGCACCGGCGACATCTTTTCGACCGGTTGCACTAAAGTCGGTACGCAGGAAATGGGTGACGCAGTAGTCGCCGCGCTGCGGAATCTGTAATCTCTCGGGCCCGCTGCGAAATTCAATGCGAAGCAGCGGCCCACTTTTCAAGAAGGTGTAGTTGCGATGAAACGTGTAGGTCTGATCGGTTGGCGCGGCATGGTCGGTTCCGTGCTCATGCAGCGGATGCTGGAAGAGCAGGATTTCGATCTTATCGAGCCGGTGTTTTTCACCACTTCCAATGTCGGTGGCCAAGGCCCGTCCGTGGGCAAGGACATTGCTCCGCTCAAGGACGCTTACAGCATTGAAGAGCTCAAGACCCTCGACGTGATCCTGACCTGCCAGGGCGGCGACTACACCAACGAAGTCTTCCCCAAGCTGCGCGAAGCCGGCTGGCAGGGCTACTGGATCGACGCGGCGTCCAGCCTGCGGATGAACGACGACGCGGTGATCATCCTCGACCCGGTCAACCGCAAGGTCATCGACCAGCAGCTCGACGCGGGCACCAAGAACTACATCGGCGGCAACTGCACCGTCAGCCTGATGCTGATGGGCCTGGGCGGCCTATTCGAGGCCGGCCTGGTGGAGTGGATGAGCGCCATGACCTATCAGGCGGCGTCCGGCGCCGGCGCGCAGAACATGCGTGAGCTGATCAAGCAGATGGGCGCGACCCACGCCGCCGTGGCCGACCAGCTGGCCGACCCGGCCAGCGCGATCCTGGACATCGACCGCCGCGTGGCCGAAACCATGCGCAGCGAAGCCTACCCGACCGAGAACTTCGGCGTGCCGCTGGCCGGCAGCCTGATCCCGTGGATCGACAAGGAACTGCCGAACGGCCAGAGCCGCGAAGAGTGGAAGGCCCAGGCCGAGACCAACAAGATCCTGGGCCGCTTCAAGAGCCCGATCCCGGTCGACGGCATCTGCGTGCGCATCGGCGCCATGCGTTGCCACAGCCAGGCGCTGACCATCAAGCTGAACAAGGACGTGCCGATCGCCGACATCGAAGGGCTGATCAGCCAGCACAACCCTTGGGTCAAGCTGGTGCCGAACAACCGCGACATCAGCATGCAGGAGCTGAGCCCGACGAAAGTCACCGGCACCCTGAACATCCCGGTCGGCCGTCTGCGCAAGCTGAACATGGGTTCGCAGTTCGTCGGTGCGTTCACCGTCGGCGACCAACTGCTGTGGGGCGCGGCCGAACCGCTGCGTCGCATGCTGCGGATCCTGCTGGAGCGTTGATCCGACGCTGAGACGAACGAACCCGCACCTTGCCGAAGGTGCGGGTTTTTTCTTGCCCGGCGGTCAGGCGTCGGGCACGCCCTTTTCCCACACCGGCCAGTGCTCGAGGATGTCCTGCACCAATGGATTGCCCGTGCGGTAGAGGTTTTCCAGGGCCGGCGCGAAGCCGCCCTGATCGGCGTACTTGAGCAGGTTGTCCACTTCGCTGCCGCCCGGCGCGGGGCGGTCGAAGTCCGAGCCGGCCCGCACCACCGCCAGGCGCTGCACGTCCACCCGGCCTTCGCGGCTGGCGCGCAGCAGGGCCTCGTAGGTGGAGTTGTCTTCCTGCTGGGTGGTGCAGTATTCGCCCTTGCCGTCGGTCAGCAGCCGCGTCCAGACCTCGGCCCGTTCGCTCAGGCGGGTGCCGGAGAACCACGTGTTGCCCGCCAGCGTGTCGCAGCGCGTCACCGTCGGCGGCTGGTTGGCCGGGGCCTGCGGGTACTTCAGGCGCCAGGCCGCCGACTCCTTGCTCTCGCTGAGCGTGACATGGCGGCTCAGGGCAAAGGCCTTGGCCTGCAGCCGCGGGTTGAGCTCGAACACTTCGGTCTTGTAGTCCAGCGGCGGCTTTTCGTTTGGCCCGCGGGTGTTGATGCCCAGGTAGCCGGTCGGCCAGTCCTTGGGCGCGTCACGGGCGTCCAGCTCCCACTGGGTGCCGAACTCCACCAGGTAGTGCGCCCATGCGGCGGTGCCGAGGGTGCCGTGCCTGGGGCTGATGCCGGCGATGCCGGCGATCAGGAAGTAGCTCTTGCGCAGGTCGAACTGCGGCGACAGGGCCAGGGCCAGGGTCGAGGCGGCGGCGTTGGTCTGGCCCATGCCGGTGACCATCAGGCACACCTGCTGCGCATTGCAGCGCACCGTCGGGTACTCGGCCGACAGCCCCGGCACGCGCACTTCCCGGGTCAGGTGCAGGCGGTCGATCCAGTGCTGCGCCTCGGGGGCGAACATGGTGATCAGCACCACCTTGGGCCGCAGCGGCCCGGGTTGGGCCGGCGCGGTCGCCGCCCAGGCGGTGGAAGAGAGCAGGGCCGCAGCGGCCAGGGAAACACGCATCATTGCCTTCATGAAAACCTCCTGTGATCAGAACTGGTAACCGATGCCGGCGTAGTAACCCCAGCCGTTGGAGCGTGCGCGGAAGTCGCCGTCGCCGAAGTTCAGCTCGCTGCCGTCCTCCCAGTTGCCGCCGTTGTGGAAGTAACGGCCCACCAGGGTGAAGCGCAAGTGGGTGAACGAGTACAGCAGCACGTTGGTCGCCACCGTGGCGTTGGCGGTGCGGGCGGGGTTGTCCTTGTGCAGGTCCGAGCCGAAGTCGAAGTTGGTGAAGCCGATGTAGGTCAGCGACGCGCCGTTGCTGAAGCGGTCGATGGGCACGATGTACTTGAGCTGCGCCCGGTAGCCGTCCCACGAGTACTCGTTGCTGGCGCCGTAGTTCTCCCACTGGTAGCGGCCGTACAGGTTGGCCGACAGGTTGACCCGCGAATGGGTGTCGATGTCGGTGCCCAGGCCGCTGTAGAGCGTGTTGGCGCGGTTGGCGCTGTTGCTGCCGTGGTCGTAGATCCAGTCGAAGGCCACGTACCACTCCTTGAACGGGCCGATGGCCAGGCTGCGGCCGGCCAGGTGGTCGATGGAGATGCGCGGTTCGTGCTCCATGAACACCGGCGAGCCGTGGTCCCACACGCCTTTGTCGTGGCTGTTGCCGATGTTGAAGATCTTCGGGATGTCGATGTAGCCGTACAGCTCGAACGGGCCCTTGCGGCCGAAGTATTCGTATTCCAGGTAGATGTCGTCGGCCGGCCGCGGACCGAAGCTGATGTCCTTGCTGCCGATCAGGGTCAGGTTCTGGTTGTACCAGTCCGACAGGTAGGCGCCTTTTTTCGGCGGACTGGCTTCGGGGCTCAGGGTTTCGCCCTGGGCCGACTCTTCGCCGGCCGCCGGCTGCGCCAGAAGGCTGTCGCTGAGAAGTCCGGTAACGCCGGCCAGTAGCAGGGAAACGGCAAATGTGCGCGCGCCGCGGGAAGGGCGGCAGGAGGGAACGTGCATTCAAAGTCCTTTTTTGCGGATCCAGGCCCGGAATTCCGGGCTTGTACGGTTCTGGGTCGAAATGGCCGGGATAAACGGCTCGCAAACGTTTGCACAAGCCGTACCAGTTTTCAAAGAACCCGCAGGCCCGGCATCCCGACCCGGCATCGCCGGTGCCTGATCCACCGCCATCGCCAGCAGGCTGGCCACAGAGGATTCCGGTTGTCCGCAGCATCCCTGCACACCACAAAACCCTGTAGGAGCTTGCCTGCAAGCGATGAGGCCGGTACTGCCGACATCTCTGTTGCCTGACATTGCCGGCATCGCCAGCAGGCAGGCGCCCACAAAAGGCCCGAACACCGCACAGGCCGTGGCTCTGGATCCATATTTCAAAAGCGTCTAGCGCCAAAGTATTAACACCATTTGAAGAATGCCCCATCGCGGGGCATCAACTAGCGTGTGTCGGGAATGTCACGGTTTTGTGATGACCGTCGCAGTCTTGATTCGCGTGCGGAATAAGCGGTGCAAAGCACGCCCCTCAAGGAAGATTTTGGCCACGACAAGGAGCAGTCCGTGTACACAAGGTCCGCTATCGCCCTCGTTTCGCGTTTTTCCCCACTGTCACTTGCCGTGCACCTGAGTGTCGCCGGACTGCTGTTCGGCGGCGTCAGCCAGCCGGCGCTCGCCACCTGTTCGGTGGCCGGTTCCACCGTGACCTGCACCGGCGTGCCGAGCCTGCCGCTGTTTCTCAACAACTACGCCAGCGCGACCAACGGCCTGACGGTCAACGTCAACGCCGGCGCGCAGATGAACGCCACCCTCGGCGGTCGGGTGCTGGACCTGACCGGGGTCAACATCACCCTGAACAACTCCGGCACCCTCGACCCGGCGCTGCTGGGGCTGGTGTCGGTGCTCAGCGGCGGTGCGTTCATCGGCACCGGCGCGGCGAGCACGGTTACCGTCCTCAACAACGCCAGCGGCATCATCCGCGGCACCGGCATGGTGCTGGGCCTGAACCTGACCAGCATCGACGGCCTGGGCATCGGCGTGAACAACGCGGCCGCCGGCACCACCAGCATCACCAACAACGGCACGATCACCTCCACCGGCCTGTCGGTGGGCGGCATCAGCCTGGCCGACACCCCGGTGGTGGGCGTGTACGGCGGCTCGACGGTGAACATGACCAACAACGGCAGCGTGCAGGGCCGGGTGGCGTTCGAGACGTCCGCCGCCGGCAACACGTTCACCAACACCGGCAGCATCACCGGCAGCGTGTCGATGGGGGTGAACAGCACCAACACCTTCACCGCGGTGACCGGCTCCAGCGTCAACGTCGGCGACGGCGTGCAGGTCACCGTCGGCCTCGGCGGGCTGATCGGGGTCAACCTGACGTTCGCCCCGACCGGGCAGATCGACGGCGGCGCCGGCGGCACCAACGCCCTGGTGCTGCAGAACACCCTCGGCGTGGGCGGCGGCACCAGCGGCAGCGGCACGGTGTCCAGCGCCACTTACGTCAACTTCAACAACCTCACCGTCAACAGCGGCACCTGGACCTTGCAGGGGCCGGTGGTCAGCGGCAGTTCGACCCTCAACGGCGGGGTGGTGCAGTTCAACAACAACGCGGCGTTCGGCAGCGGCGTGCTGACCGCCAACGGCGGGATTCTCCAGGCCAGCAGCGCCGGCCTGAGCCTGGGCAACCTGATCACCCTGGGCGCCGGCGGCCTGACGGTGCAAGGCGCCAACGACCTGAGCCTGACCGGCGTGCTGTCCGGCACGGGCGGCCTGACCAAGTCCGGCGCCGGCCAGTTGAGCCTGGGGGCGGCGAACACCTTCACCGGCAACACCACGATCAACGCCGGCAGCGTGCAGGTGGGCAACGATCAAGCGTTCAGCGGCGGCACCGTC from Pseudomonas ekonensis carries:
- the asd gene encoding aspartate-semialdehyde dehydrogenase produces the protein MKRVGLIGWRGMVGSVLMQRMLEEQDFDLIEPVFFTTSNVGGQGPSVGKDIAPLKDAYSIEELKTLDVILTCQGGDYTNEVFPKLREAGWQGYWIDAASSLRMNDDAVIILDPVNRKVIDQQLDAGTKNYIGGNCTVSLMLMGLGGLFEAGLVEWMSAMTYQAASGAGAQNMRELIKQMGATHAAVADQLADPASAILDIDRRVAETMRSEAYPTENFGVPLAGSLIPWIDKELPNGQSREEWKAQAETNKILGRFKSPIPVDGICVRIGAMRCHSQALTIKLNKDVPIADIEGLISQHNPWVKLVPNNRDISMQELSPTKVTGTLNIPVGRLRKLNMGSQFVGAFTVGDQLLWGAAEPLRRMLRILLER
- a CDS encoding nucleoside-specific channel-forming protein Tsx, encoding MHVPSCRPSRGARTFAVSLLLAGVTGLLSDSLLAQPAAGEESAQGETLSPEASPPKKGAYLSDWYNQNLTLIGSKDISFGPRPADDIYLEYEYFGRKGPFELYGYIDIPKIFNIGNSHDKGVWDHGSPVFMEHEPRISIDHLAGRSLAIGPFKEWYVAFDWIYDHGSNSANRANTLYSGLGTDIDTHSRVNLSANLYGRYQWENYGASNEYSWDGYRAQLKYIVPIDRFSNGASLTYIGFTNFDFGSDLHKDNPARTANATVATNVLLYSFTHLRFTLVGRYFHNGGNWEDGSELNFGDGDFRARSNGWGYYAGIGYQF
- a CDS encoding purine-nucleoside phosphorylase yields the protein MKAMMRVSLAAAALLSSTAWAATAPAQPGPLRPKVVLITMFAPEAQHWIDRLHLTREVRVPGLSAEYPTVRCNAQQVCLMVTGMGQTNAAASTLALALSPQFDLRKSYFLIAGIAGISPRHGTLGTAAWAHYLVEFGTQWELDARDAPKDWPTGYLGINTRGPNEKPPLDYKTEVFELNPRLQAKAFALSRHVTLSESKESAAWRLKYPQAPANQPPTVTRCDTLAGNTWFSGTRLSERAEVWTRLLTDGKGEYCTTQQEDNSTYEALLRASREGRVDVQRLAVVRAGSDFDRPAPGGSEVDNLLKYADQGGFAPALENLYRTGNPLVQDILEHWPVWEKGVPDA